The Temnothorax longispinosus isolate EJ_2023e chromosome 12, Tlon_JGU_v1, whole genome shotgun sequence genome includes a window with the following:
- the Arpc4 gene encoding actin-related protein 2/3 complex subunit 4: MSGTLKPYLTAVRRTLTAAMCLENFSSQIVEKHNKPEVEVRASKELLLTPILISRNDKEKVLIESSINSMRISIAVKQADDLEKILCHNFTRFMTMRAEHFMILRRKPVEGYDISFLITNIHVEQMYKHKIVDFVIHFMEEIDREISEMKLSVNARARICAEEFLKRF, translated from the exons ATG TCGGGAACATTAAAGCCATATTTGACAGCAGTCAGGCGTACGCTTACCGCCGCTATGTGCCTGGAGAACTTCTCCTCTCAAATTGTGGAAAAACATAACAAGCCCGAGGTAGAAGTAAGGGCGAGCAAAGAACTGCTTTTAACGCCCATCTTGATAAGTAGAAACGATAAGGAGAAAGTCTTGATTGAATCAAGTATAAATAGTATGAGAATAAGTATTGCTGTGAAACAAGCTGATGATCTAGAAAAAATTCTTTGTCATAATTTTACAAGATTCATGACAATGAGGGCCGAACATTTTATGATTCTCAGAAGAAAACCGGTAGAG ggCTATGACATTAGCTTTCTAATTACTAATATTCACGTAGAACAAATGTACAAACACAAGATAGTAGATTTTGTTATTCACTTTATGGAAGAAATTGATAGAGAAATCAGCGAAATGAAATTATCGGTTAATGCTAGAGCACGCATATGTGCGGAGGAATTCCTAAAAAGG ttttaa